In Etheostoma spectabile isolate EspeVRDwgs_2016 unplaced genomic scaffold, UIUC_Espe_1.0 scaffold00018563, whole genome shotgun sequence, one genomic interval encodes:
- the LOC116681102 gene encoding synaptic vesicle glycoprotein 2B-like: MLISAGCTFLLFLSFSQSAIIAMQCLFCGVSVAAWNGIEVVTVELYPTSKRATAFGVLNALCKLAAVLGSSIFASFVGITKVVPILLSFTALVCGGLVALKLPDTRERILQ, encoded by the exons ATGCTCATCTCAGCAGGCTGCACGTTCCTCCTGTTTCTGAGCTTCAGCCAATCAGCCATCATCGCCATGCAGTGTCTGTTCTGTGGCGTCAGTGTTGCTGCATGGAATGGCATCGAGGTTGTGACCGTGGAGTTGTACCCTACTTCTAAAAG GGCCACAGCATTTGGCGTGCTGAACGCTCTGTGTAAGCTGGCGGCAGTACTCGGCAGCTCCATCTTTGCCAGCTTTGTGGGCATCACCAAAGTTGTCCCCATCCTGCTGTCCTTCACTGCGCTAGTGTGTGGTGGCCTGGTGGCCCTCAAACTACCCGACACGCGAGAGAGAATCCTTCAGTGA